The proteins below are encoded in one region of Oreochromis niloticus isolate F11D_XX linkage group LG6, O_niloticus_UMD_NMBU, whole genome shotgun sequence:
- the vwa11 gene encoding von Willebrand factor A domain-containing protein 7 isoform X1, whose translation MTHSSMQGFVMNSLLVIALLPLALLGPGMAFVSIGGGGSTHVSITGMALLQKVQETCRAVAEKNGYEFNPTGSSPEELVQACLGPTAKGEVSGAKFHSALQEIYTQNGLVDRDFVNSAPHHFNSEAFLEGRSLITQGMVTIKINIHNENFQAARTTLGRVLHTLQDFYSHSNWVELGYTKPYSNLINPGLPLDNLADVNTHTCSDCASGTCPNQLLPNILKDKKLTSGYMGVFSSVKPKGKCSHGGATDLTSKINPRGGISKDERRQDNLAFYNAAVKAATDASLELLQDLRLAVGDEDFLRMMGIARSSVLCFVIDTTGSMSDDIEEARSVVYQIIDQYKGTQDEPSEYILVPFNDPEFGPMIRTTHADKMKEEISKLKASGGGDDPEMCLSGLQLALTGAPSSSDIYVFTDALAKDIELKDTIEALISSTKSKVSFFITAPFGRRRRSLRAASFDDYKDIALLSGGQAIQVSKSELSQATDIILDTSTSALVTVLQRARNPGTQETFPVTLDETLKNITIYITGTSITFTLTNPAGVTQSQSEASGKLGTIQTVGNLHRIRLNSDKQAGTWQININSNQPYTLKITGQSTITFIYDFVESFAGPHPGYAVLSGRPQAGQSATLMLTVMGRRGPSSMTAEQVGLAKVSGPESVSNGVLTQMDNGEILVTVDAVPEGEFVVIVKGTDKVSNSQFQRQSNTQMSLSKVKIQAVVDSSVEPGQAFKLPFSVMTQSSDGKYSISARNDRNFPMSFPNELTLVTGQYANATLTITPPASTESGTDVTLTIDAKSSNGVDSNYAVLRLSVVTKITDFIQPLCKVVSVQANKCPHDLSQCGPFRWELSANITDGNGTGIESISLHQGNGTLTYTSLSAPIIVANYNASCCSQIVEIIAVDKVGNVGKCYQSIAQSGVPPALTLSLPLWICLLISAFLVRP comes from the exons atttgTCATGAATTCATTGCTGGTCATAGCGCTGCTGCCTTTGGCTCTTTTAGGGCCAGGTATGGCCTTTGTCTCTATTGGGGGTGGAGGATCCACTCATGTCAGCATTACAGGAATGGCTCTATTGCAGAAAGTGCAAGAGACGTGTCGGGCGGTGGCTGAGAAAAATGGTTATGAGTTCAACCCCACG GGTTCCTCTCCTGAAGAGCTCGTGCAAGCCTGTCTAGGTCCCACAGCAAAAGGAGAGGTGTCTGGTGCCAAATTTCATTCTGCTCTTCAAGAGATCTACACCCAGAACGGGTTGGTAGACCGCGACTTTGTCAACAG TGCTCCACATCACTTCAACTCTGAGGCTTTCTTGGAGGGGCGGAGCCTAATCACACAGGGCATGGTGACCATTAAAATTAACATTCACAATGAGAACTTTCAGGCTGCAAGGACAACACTGGGCAGAGTCCTTCACACACTACAG GACTTTTACAGTCACAGTAACTGGGTtgagctggggtacacaaagcCATATAGCAACCTCATAAACCCAGGCCTCCCTCTGGATAACTTGGCAG atgtgaaCACCCACACCTGCAGTGACTGTGCCAGTGGAACATGCCCCAATCAGCTGCTCCCCAACAtcctaaaagacaaaaaactcaCATCTGGCTATATGGGAGTCTTTTCTTCTGTCAAGCCTAAAG GTAAATGCAGCCATGGAGGTGCAACTGATCTTACTAGCAAAATCAATCCTCGAGGAGGTATCAGCAAAGATGAGCGCCGTCAAGACAACTTGGCTTTTTACAACGCTGCTGTTAAAGCAGCAACAGATGCCAGCCTTGAGTTATTGCAGGACCTTCGCTTAGCTGTAGGAGACGAAGACTTTTTGAG AATGATGGGGATTGCTCGCTCATCTGTATTGTGCTTCGTAATTGACACGACTGGGAGTATGTCAGATGACATTGAAGAAGCAAGATCAGTTGTTTATCAAATCATTGACCAATACAAAGGAACACAAGACGAGCCCTCCGAGTACATCCTGGTGCCCTTCAATGACCCTG AGTTTGGACCTATGATCAGGACAACACACGCGGATAAGATGAAAGAAGAAATCTCGAAGCTTAAAGCAAGTGGTGGAGGTGATGACCCTGAGATGTGCCTGTCAGGGCTTCAG CTTGCTCTGACAGGTGCTCCTTCCTCTTCTGACATTTATGTTTTCACTGATGCTTTAGCAAAAGACATTGAGCTCAAAGACACTATCGAAGCTCTCATTAGTAGCACCAAGTCAAAG GTGTCGTTCTTCATTACTGCACCATTTGGCAGACGCCGTCGTTCCCTCAGAGCTGCTTCCTTTGACGACTACAAAGACATAGCTCTGCTctctggaggccaggccatccaGGTTTCAAAATCAGAGCTTTCTCAAGCCACAGATATTATCCTTGACACCTCAACTTCAGCTCTG GTGACAGTTCTTCAGCGAGCAAGAAATCCTGGAACGCAAGAGACCTTCCCCGTCACACTGGATGAGACATTGAAAAACATCACTATCTACATTACAGGAACATCCATTACTTTCACACTGACAAACCCTGCTG GTGTAACCCAGAGTCAAAGTGAGGCCAGTGGTAAACTGGGCACCATTCAGACTGTGGGCAACTTGCACAGGATTCGCCTCAACTCTGACAAGCAGGCAGGAACCTGGCAGATCAACATCAACTCCAACCAACCCTACACACTCAAAATCACAG GCCAGAGTACAATTACCTTTATCTATGACTTTGTGGAAAGCTTTGCTGGACCTCACCCAGGTTACGCAGTGCTCAGTGGGCGTCCACAAGCAG GCCAGTCAGCCACATTAATGCTGACAGTTATGGGTAGAAGAGGTCCGTCTTCGATGACTGCTGAACAAGTTGGCCTGGCAAAAGTCTCAGGTCCTGAGAGTGTTAGCAACGGTGTACTAACTCAGATGGACAATGGAGAAATTCTGGTGACTGTTGATGCTGTCCCCGAAGGGGAGTTTGTGGTCATTGTGAAAGGAACTGACAAAGTGTCCAACAGTCAATTTCAGAGGCAGTCAAACACCCAAATGTCTCTCTCCAAAGTGAAGATACAG GCTGTGGTGGACAGCAGTGTGGAGCCAGGACAGGCCTTTAAGCTTCCTTTCAGTGTGATGACTCAGAGCTCTGATGGAAAGTATTCCATCAGTGCCAGAAATGACAGAAACTTCCCCATGTCTTTCCCAAATGA ACTTACCCTGGTAACTGGGCAATATGCCAATGCTACATTGACCATAACACCACCTGCCAGCACGGAGTCGGGCACTGATGTCACACTGACTATTGACGCAAAGTCATCCAATGGCGTTGACTCAAATTATGCTGTTTTGAGATTGTCTGTTGTTACCAAG ATTACAGATTTTATTCAGCCATTATGTAAAGTGGTTAGCGTGCAGGCTAACAAATGCCCTCATGATCTGTCCCAGTGTGGACCTTTCCGGTGGGAGCTCTCAGCTAACATTACAGATGGAAACGGCACCGGGATAGAGAGCATTTCCCTCCATCAGGGTAATGGAACCCTCACATACACCTCACTGAGCGCTCCTATCATCGTGGCAAACTACAATGCCTCCTGCTGCTCACAGATTGTTGAAATAATAGCTGTAGATAAAGTTGGCAATGTGGGAAAATGCTACCAATCAATTGCTCAGTCTGGTGTCCCTCCTGCTCTAACTCTGTCGCTGCCACTGTGGATATGCCTGTTGATATCTGCCTTCTTAGTAAGGCCTTGA
- the vwa11 gene encoding von Willebrand factor A domain-containing protein 7 isoform X2 produces the protein MNSLLVIALLPLALLGPGMAFVSIGGGGSTHVSITGMALLQKVQETCRAVAEKNGYEFNPTGSSPEELVQACLGPTAKGEVSGAKFHSALQEIYTQNGLVDRDFVNSAPHHFNSEAFLEGRSLITQGMVTIKINIHNENFQAARTTLGRVLHTLQDFYSHSNWVELGYTKPYSNLINPGLPLDNLADVNTHTCSDCASGTCPNQLLPNILKDKKLTSGYMGVFSSVKPKGKCSHGGATDLTSKINPRGGISKDERRQDNLAFYNAAVKAATDASLELLQDLRLAVGDEDFLRMMGIARSSVLCFVIDTTGSMSDDIEEARSVVYQIIDQYKGTQDEPSEYILVPFNDPEFGPMIRTTHADKMKEEISKLKASGGGDDPEMCLSGLQLALTGAPSSSDIYVFTDALAKDIELKDTIEALISSTKSKVSFFITAPFGRRRRSLRAASFDDYKDIALLSGGQAIQVSKSELSQATDIILDTSTSALVTVLQRARNPGTQETFPVTLDETLKNITIYITGTSITFTLTNPAGVTQSQSEASGKLGTIQTVGNLHRIRLNSDKQAGTWQININSNQPYTLKITGQSTITFIYDFVESFAGPHPGYAVLSGRPQAGQSATLMLTVMGRRGPSSMTAEQVGLAKVSGPESVSNGVLTQMDNGEILVTVDAVPEGEFVVIVKGTDKVSNSQFQRQSNTQMSLSKVKIQAVVDSSVEPGQAFKLPFSVMTQSSDGKYSISARNDRNFPMSFPNELTLVTGQYANATLTITPPASTESGTDVTLTIDAKSSNGVDSNYAVLRLSVVTKITDFIQPLCKVVSVQANKCPHDLSQCGPFRWELSANITDGNGTGIESISLHQGNGTLTYTSLSAPIIVANYNASCCSQIVEIIAVDKVGNVGKCYQSIAQSGVPPALTLSLPLWICLLISAFLVRP, from the exons ATGAATTCATTGCTGGTCATAGCGCTGCTGCCTTTGGCTCTTTTAGGGCCAGGTATGGCCTTTGTCTCTATTGGGGGTGGAGGATCCACTCATGTCAGCATTACAGGAATGGCTCTATTGCAGAAAGTGCAAGAGACGTGTCGGGCGGTGGCTGAGAAAAATGGTTATGAGTTCAACCCCACG GGTTCCTCTCCTGAAGAGCTCGTGCAAGCCTGTCTAGGTCCCACAGCAAAAGGAGAGGTGTCTGGTGCCAAATTTCATTCTGCTCTTCAAGAGATCTACACCCAGAACGGGTTGGTAGACCGCGACTTTGTCAACAG TGCTCCACATCACTTCAACTCTGAGGCTTTCTTGGAGGGGCGGAGCCTAATCACACAGGGCATGGTGACCATTAAAATTAACATTCACAATGAGAACTTTCAGGCTGCAAGGACAACACTGGGCAGAGTCCTTCACACACTACAG GACTTTTACAGTCACAGTAACTGGGTtgagctggggtacacaaagcCATATAGCAACCTCATAAACCCAGGCCTCCCTCTGGATAACTTGGCAG atgtgaaCACCCACACCTGCAGTGACTGTGCCAGTGGAACATGCCCCAATCAGCTGCTCCCCAACAtcctaaaagacaaaaaactcaCATCTGGCTATATGGGAGTCTTTTCTTCTGTCAAGCCTAAAG GTAAATGCAGCCATGGAGGTGCAACTGATCTTACTAGCAAAATCAATCCTCGAGGAGGTATCAGCAAAGATGAGCGCCGTCAAGACAACTTGGCTTTTTACAACGCTGCTGTTAAAGCAGCAACAGATGCCAGCCTTGAGTTATTGCAGGACCTTCGCTTAGCTGTAGGAGACGAAGACTTTTTGAG AATGATGGGGATTGCTCGCTCATCTGTATTGTGCTTCGTAATTGACACGACTGGGAGTATGTCAGATGACATTGAAGAAGCAAGATCAGTTGTTTATCAAATCATTGACCAATACAAAGGAACACAAGACGAGCCCTCCGAGTACATCCTGGTGCCCTTCAATGACCCTG AGTTTGGACCTATGATCAGGACAACACACGCGGATAAGATGAAAGAAGAAATCTCGAAGCTTAAAGCAAGTGGTGGAGGTGATGACCCTGAGATGTGCCTGTCAGGGCTTCAG CTTGCTCTGACAGGTGCTCCTTCCTCTTCTGACATTTATGTTTTCACTGATGCTTTAGCAAAAGACATTGAGCTCAAAGACACTATCGAAGCTCTCATTAGTAGCACCAAGTCAAAG GTGTCGTTCTTCATTACTGCACCATTTGGCAGACGCCGTCGTTCCCTCAGAGCTGCTTCCTTTGACGACTACAAAGACATAGCTCTGCTctctggaggccaggccatccaGGTTTCAAAATCAGAGCTTTCTCAAGCCACAGATATTATCCTTGACACCTCAACTTCAGCTCTG GTGACAGTTCTTCAGCGAGCAAGAAATCCTGGAACGCAAGAGACCTTCCCCGTCACACTGGATGAGACATTGAAAAACATCACTATCTACATTACAGGAACATCCATTACTTTCACACTGACAAACCCTGCTG GTGTAACCCAGAGTCAAAGTGAGGCCAGTGGTAAACTGGGCACCATTCAGACTGTGGGCAACTTGCACAGGATTCGCCTCAACTCTGACAAGCAGGCAGGAACCTGGCAGATCAACATCAACTCCAACCAACCCTACACACTCAAAATCACAG GCCAGAGTACAATTACCTTTATCTATGACTTTGTGGAAAGCTTTGCTGGACCTCACCCAGGTTACGCAGTGCTCAGTGGGCGTCCACAAGCAG GCCAGTCAGCCACATTAATGCTGACAGTTATGGGTAGAAGAGGTCCGTCTTCGATGACTGCTGAACAAGTTGGCCTGGCAAAAGTCTCAGGTCCTGAGAGTGTTAGCAACGGTGTACTAACTCAGATGGACAATGGAGAAATTCTGGTGACTGTTGATGCTGTCCCCGAAGGGGAGTTTGTGGTCATTGTGAAAGGAACTGACAAAGTGTCCAACAGTCAATTTCAGAGGCAGTCAAACACCCAAATGTCTCTCTCCAAAGTGAAGATACAG GCTGTGGTGGACAGCAGTGTGGAGCCAGGACAGGCCTTTAAGCTTCCTTTCAGTGTGATGACTCAGAGCTCTGATGGAAAGTATTCCATCAGTGCCAGAAATGACAGAAACTTCCCCATGTCTTTCCCAAATGA ACTTACCCTGGTAACTGGGCAATATGCCAATGCTACATTGACCATAACACCACCTGCCAGCACGGAGTCGGGCACTGATGTCACACTGACTATTGACGCAAAGTCATCCAATGGCGTTGACTCAAATTATGCTGTTTTGAGATTGTCTGTTGTTACCAAG ATTACAGATTTTATTCAGCCATTATGTAAAGTGGTTAGCGTGCAGGCTAACAAATGCCCTCATGATCTGTCCCAGTGTGGACCTTTCCGGTGGGAGCTCTCAGCTAACATTACAGATGGAAACGGCACCGGGATAGAGAGCATTTCCCTCCATCAGGGTAATGGAACCCTCACATACACCTCACTGAGCGCTCCTATCATCGTGGCAAACTACAATGCCTCCTGCTGCTCACAGATTGTTGAAATAATAGCTGTAGATAAAGTTGGCAATGTGGGAAAATGCTACCAATCAATTGCTCAGTCTGGTGTCCCTCCTGCTCTAACTCTGTCGCTGCCACTGTGGATATGCCTGTTGATATCTGCCTTCTTAGTAAGGCCTTGA
- the LOC100696805 gene encoding prostaglandin D2 receptor 2: MSNKTNDSGDQVFCSQLEMMRSHELNNNTQVNLTVVCIHGLVSGLGILENALIIWVVGFRLRQRTVASIWVLNLALSDFLATLTLPLFTLYLNSRHSWELGNPLCKVQTFIFFFNMFVSAFLLAAISLDRLLLVTKPVWSQNHRSVAGAWKVCILGWLWAAANALPYYVFRSVTETEHKRKLCYHNFAMFSSYATLERDCSMRQWATAISKLLLAFILPLAVIAGSYIKIGLSLRSRNRRRKQSATRLTDDLITLNRNQESRTTHGRTAATNKLSLKFLIPGPSLSTKEGPLTPTTPNLTSQSQLSQSFTKMVTSVITAFALCWAPYHIFCMIEVAAQYNIERLKLVEVGLPLATTLAFLNPVLNPILYVFSCPRFCVRIRQSLGAVFDGLVEERGVLLMTPGKSLINHIRRRSSRDVGLGIPASPCQSQGTQPTFSSALQDNKVEHS, from the coding sequence aTGTCCAACAAGACAAATGACTCAGGGGACCAGGTTTTCTGTTCCCAGCTTGAGATGATGAGGAGCCATGAACTTAATAACAACACACAGGTCAATCTGACTGTGGTTTGCATCCATGGACTGGTTTCTGGCCTGGGGATTTTGGAGAATGCCTTGATCATCTGGGTGGTGGGCTTCCGCCTGAGACAACGCACGGTGGCCTCCATCTGGGTGCTCAACCTGGCCCTGTCTGACTTCCTGGCTACCCTGACGCTTCCCCTGTTCACTTTATACCTAAACTCTCGTCACAGCTGGGAGCTCGGCAACCCACTTTGCAAAGTGCAGACATTCATCTTTTTCTTCAACATGTTTGTATCAGCCTTCCTTTTGGCAGCCATTTCACTGGACCGCTTACTTCTGGTCACCAAGCCAGTGTGGAGCCAAAATCATCGATCAGTAGCGGGAGCGTGGAAAGTGTGCATATTGGGTTGGCTATGGGCAGCAGCTAATGCATTGCCATATTATGTTTTCCGCTCAGTGACTGAAACGGAGCATAAAAGAAAGTTGTGCTATCACAATTTTGCCATGTTTTCCTCATATGCCACACTTGAGAGAGACTGTAGCATGAGGCAGTGGGCCACAGCTATCTCCAAGCTGCTGCTGGCATTCATATTGCCACTGGCAGTGATTGCAGGAAGCTACATCAAAATTGGTCTCAGTCTGAGAAGCAGGAAcaggaggaggaagcagagtgcCACTAGACTAACTGATGATCTGATTACGTTAAACAGAAATCAAGAATCAAGAACTACACATGGAAGAACTGCAGCCACAAATAAATTATCTCTCAAATTTCTAATCCCTGGTCCATCATTATCCACTAAAGAAGGCCCCTTGACCCCTACTACCCCTAATCTGACGAGTCAGAGCCAGCTATCCCAGAGTTTCACCAAAATGGTGACATCTGTGATTACAGCATTTGCACTGTGCTGGGCTCCTTATCACATCTTTTGTATGATCGAAGTGGCAGCCCAATATAATATAGAACGTCTCAAACTAGTGGAGGTAGGTCTACCTCTAGCTACAACACTGGCATTCTTAAATCCAGTACTGAACCCTATTCTCTATGTCTTCAGTTGCCCACGTTTCTGTGTAAGAATACGGCAGAGTCTGGGAGCAGTGTTTGATGGACTGGTAGAAGAAAGAGGGGTGTTACTGATGACCCCAGGAAAGAGCTTAATAAATCACATTAGGAGGAGGAGCAGTCGAGATGTTGGCCTAGGAATCCCAGCGTCACCCTGTCAGTCACAAGGCACCCAGCCCACCTTCTCATCAGCTTTGCAGGACAATAAAGTGGAGCATAGCTGA